In the Phaseolus vulgaris cultivar G19833 chromosome 7, P. vulgaris v2.0, whole genome shotgun sequence genome, one interval contains:
- the LOC137830573 gene encoding putative elongation factor TypA-like SVR3, chloroplastic — MAAFTTIHTPLFPTNTTLPKLSSFQPFFPTQLLGLPLSSSFSAAKRLSSFTCKPIKCSVSEATEPKTGEKKKQLLRRGDVRNIAIVAHVDHGKTTLVDAMLKQTKVFRDNQFVQERIMDSNDLERERGITILSKNTSVTYKDTKINIIDTPGHSDFGGEVERVLNMVEGILLVVDSVEGPMPQTRFVLKKALEFGHSVVVVVNKIDRPSARPEFVVNSTFELFIELNATDEQCDFQVIYASGIKGKAGLSPEDLADDLGPLFESIIRCIPGPRIVKDGALQMLVTNIEYDEHKGRIAIGRVLAGTLEKGLDVRVCTSEDSCRFGRISELYVYDKFNRVPANNVEAGDICAVCGITDIQIGETIADKVHGKPLPSIKVEEPTVKMSFSINTSPFVGREGKYVTSRNLRDRLYRELERNLAMKVEDGETADTFVVSGRGTLHITILIENMRREGYEFMVGPPKVINKKLNEQLLEPFEVATVEVPEEHMGAVVELLGKRRGQMFDMQGVGSEGTTLLKYKIPTRGLLGLRNSILTASRGTAILNTIFDSYGPWAGDISTRDQGSLVAFEDGASTSYAISSSQERGQMFIGPGMEVYKGQIVGIHQRPGDLSLNVCKKKAATNIRSNKEQTVILDTPLDYSLDDCIEYIQEDELVEVTPSSIRMCKNPKIARKTR; from the exons ATGGCTGCATTTACTACTATCCACACGCCCCTCTTCCCCACCAACACCACTCTTCCAAAGCTATCATCTTTTCAACCCTTCTTCCCTACCCAACTTCTTGGCCTACCCTTATCATCTTCTTTTTCCGCCGCCAAAAGATTATCTTCCTTCACTTGCAAGCCCATCAAATGTTCTGTTTCCGAAGCCACAGAACCCAAAACTGGTG agaagaagaaacaattgTTGAGAAGAGGGGACGTGAGAAACATAGCAATTGTGGCTCATGTTGATCATGGAAAGACTACTCTCGTTGATGCCATGCTCAAACAAACTAAG GTATTTCGTGATAATCAATTTGTGCAGGAAAGGATAATGGACTCAAATGATTTGGAGCGTGAAAGAGGGATCACAATACTGAGTAAAAATACGTCTGTCACCTATAAAGACACAAAGATCAATATAATAGATACTCCTGGTCACTCTGATTTTGGGGGTGAAGTGGAGCGTGTCTTAAATATGGTGGAAGGGATCCTTCTAGTG GTAGATTCGGTTGAAGGACCAATGCCACAGACAAGATTTGTCTTGAAAAAGGCTTTAGAGTTTGGTCATTCAGTTGTTGTGGTTGTGAATAAAATAGATAGACCTTCTGCTCGCCCAGAGTTTGTTGTCAATTCGACTTTTGAACTCTTCATTGAACTAAATGCCACAGACGAACAG TGTGACTTTCAAGTAATCTATGCAAGTGGTATAAAAGGGAAAGCAGGTTTGTCTCCCGAAGATCTGGCCGATGACCTTGGTCCATTGTTTGAATCCATCATTAGATGCATCCCTGGACCGCGCATTGTTAAAGATGGTGCTCTTCAAATGCTG GTGACAAATATTGAGTATGATGAACATAAAGGGCGTATTGCGATTGGACGTGTGCTAGCTGGAACTTTAGAAAAAGGCCTGGATGTTCGA GTATGTACTTCAGAAGATTCGTGTAGATTTGGAAGAATTAGTGAGCTCTATGTGTATGACAAATTCAATAGGGTTCCTGCAAATAATGTGGAGGCAGGTGATATATGTGCAGTGTGTGGAATTACTGACATTCAG ATTGGGGAAACAATTGCTGATAAAGTACATGGGAAGCCACTACCTTCCATCAAGGTGGAAGAACCAACAGTGAAAATGTCTTTCTCCATAAACACTTCACCTTTTGTTGGCCGTGAG GGAAAGTATGTTACTAGTAGGAATTTAAGGGATAGGCTTTATCGTGAACTTGAGCGGAATCTGGCTATGAAAGTTGAAGATGGTGAAACAGCTGATACATTTGTTGTCAGTGGGCGTGGAACTCTGCATATCACTATACTCATAGAAAATAT GCGAAGAGAAGGTTATGAATTCATGGTTGGGCCTCCCAAAGTTATCAACAAGAAGCTGAATGAACAACTTTTGGAACCCTTCGAG GTTGCAACTGTGGAGGTACCAGAAGAGCACATGGGAGCTGTTGTTGAACTTCTTGGCAAGAGACGAGGACAGATGTTTGACATGCAAGGAGTTGG ATCGGAAGGAACTACACTACTCAAATATAAGATCCCAACACGTGGCCTTCTTGGATTGCGGAATTCAATTCTAACTGCCTCGCGAGGGACGGCTATTCTCAACACCATCTTCGATAGCTACGGGCCTTGGGCCGGTGACATTAGTACCCGCGATCAAGGCTCATTG GTTGCTTTTGAAGATGGAGCAAGTACTTCTTATGCAATCTCTAGTTCACAGGAGAGGGGACAGATGTTTATTGGTCCTGGTATGGAAGTTTATAAAGGTCAAATTGTTGGCATCCATCAGCGACCTGGTGACTTGTCCTTGAATGTTTGTAAGAAGAAAGCTGCTACCAACATACGTTCCAACAAGGAACAAACAG TGATTCTTGATACACCATTGGACTATAGTCTGGATGACTGCATTGAATACATCCAAGAAGATGAACTTGTAGAGGTGACCCCATCAAGTATCCGAATGTGCAAGAATCCAAAAATAGCAAGGAAAACAAGGTAG
- the LOC137830574 gene encoding pentatricopeptide repeat-containing protein At5g27110-like: MVYPIFQPLVPLSILPSSACHLHFLPPNNGFHPIFPNPSQSLKLGTTQCCAVLPCNQNNNVLLNDWLQFLQFSIGSQDYMLAKTIHGSLIKSGCEGDLFVDNNLVNLYSKFNNMDDAQRIFDEMPVKNVVTWTTLMKGFLKNGDVESVLCIARDMCMVDEKFNEHTCSVVLQACRSPEDRFFGEQVHAFVVKSGLQENVVVATSLVSMYSRSGHLGCAERVFGGIRAKDAQCINYMILEYGKAGLGDKAFQIFVDMLQSGLKPTDYTFTNLIGACDFSEGLCVGKQLHGLAVNYGFMCETSVRNAMITMYGQHGMVEEAERVFVEMDERYLISWSALLSVFVKNGHANKAFELFLNMIRIGVPLDSGCFSTVLDGCSEWNNLKFGVQIHGLTVKLGHVSDVNSCTALVDLYAKCGNLKSARSIFDRLRNKTIASFNAILVGYLNSKVRDDEEDPMVFFSKLRFNGVKPDGVTFSRLFCLSANQACLVTGKSLHAYAIKVGLEYDTAVGNSVVTMYAKCGTVQDAYQIFSSTNRDCVTWNAIISAYALHGEGNNALLLFEEMKEQGFDPDGITILAVLQACSYSGLWETGLYLFNDIQSKYGITPVIEHFSCVIDLLGRARNLSKAIDIINNSPFPDSILLWRTFVNACKLCGDLQLGMWASRKLLDLAPNDASSYILISNMFAEGGMFGEAAKVRTAMNDLKLTKETGSSWIEIDNEVHYFIASDKDHPQSREIYANLNLLKDELRWSFGNRNNLELISNSL, from the coding sequence ATGGTTTACCCAATTTTCCAACCACTTGTTCCACTGTCCATTCTTCCTTCTTCTGCATGTCATTTGCACTTCCTTCCACCCAATAATGGCTTCCACCCCATTTTCCCTAACCCTTCACAAAGCCTCAAACTTGGGACAACACAATGTTGTGCTGTTTTACCCTGTAATCAGAACAATAATGTTCTTCTCAATGACTGGCTTCAGTTTCTTCAATTCTCAATTGGGTCACAGGATTATATGCTGGCAAAGACAATTCATGGGTCTCTCATCAAATCTGGTTGTGAAGGTGACCTATTTGTGGACAACAATCTTGTGAATCTATACTCAAAATTCAACAACATGGATGATGCACAGAGGATATTTGATGAAATGCCTGTGAAGAACGTAGTCACATGGACTACCCTCATGAAGGGGTTTTTGAAGAATGGGGATGTTGAGTCTGTTCTCTGTATCGCACGTGATATGTGCATGGTTGATGAGAAGTTCAACGAGCATACTTGTTCAGTGGTCCTGCAGGCATGTAGGTCCCCCGAAGATCGGTTTTTTGGCGAGCAGGTTCATGCTTTTGTTGTAAAAAGTGGGCTTCAGGAGAATGTTGTTGTGGCTACTTCATTGGTTTCTATGTACTCTAGAAGTGGCCACTTGGGTTGTGCAGAAAGAGTGTTCGGTGGCATACGTGCTAAAGATGCTCAGTGCATAAATTATATGATTTTGGAATATGGCAAGGCAGGTTTGGGCGACAAGGCATTTCAGATTTTTGTGGATATGCTACAGTCTGGACTGAAACCAACTGATTATACGTTTACGAATTTGATCGGTGCATGTGATTTTAGTGAAGGATTATGTGTAGGGAAACAACTACATGGGCTTGCGGTGAATTATGGTTTTATGTGTGAAACATCTGTTAGAAATGCAATGATTACAATGTATGGGCAACATGGAATGGTCGAAGAAGCTGAGAGAGTGTTTGTTGAAATGGACGAGAGGTATTTGATTTCCTGGTCTGCGCTTCTTTCAGTGTTTGTTAAGAACGGCCATGCTAACAAAGCCTTTGAATTATTCTTAAACATGATTCGGATTGGTGTGCCTCTTGATTCTGGTTGCTTCAGCACTGTTCTTGATGGGTGTTCAGAGTGGAATAATTTGAAATTTGGGGTTCAAATTCATGGACTTACAGTAAAGCTTGGTCACGTCTCTGATGTAAATAGTTGTACTGCTTTAGTAGATTTGTATGCTAAATGTGGAAATTTGAAGTCAGCAAGATCCATTTTTGACAGGCTCCGAAATAAAACTATTGCTTCATTTAATGCCATTTTAGTTGGATATTTGAATTCAAAGGTAAGAGATGATGAAGAGGACCCTATGGTTTTTTTCAGCAAACTAAGATTCAATGGTGTAAAACCTGATGGTGTAACATTTTCACGGCTCTTTTGTTTATCTGCTAACCAAGCATGCTTGGTAACTGGAAAGAGTCTTCATGCTTACGCAATAAAGGTGGGACTTGAATATGATACTGCTGTAGGAAATTCTGTAGTTACTATGTATGCTAAATGTGGCACTGTTCAGGACGCTTATCAAATATTTAGTAGTACGAATCGTGATTGTGTTACCTGGAATGCCATAATTTCTGCGTATGCCCTTCATGGTGAAGGAAACAATGCACTTTTGCTCTTTGAGGAGATGAAGGAACAGGGTTTTGATCCTGATGGAATTACAATATTGGCTGTTCTCCAAGCATGCAGTTACTCAGGCTTGTGGGAAACTGGGTTATACTTATTCAATGATATTCAATCAAAGTATGGGATCACGCCTGTGATTGAGCACTTCTCTTGCGTGATTGATCTTTTAGGTCGAGCAAGAAATCTATCCAAAGCCATtgatatcatcaacaatagCCCATTTCCAGATTCAATTTTGCTTTGGAGGACTTTTGTCAATGCCTGTAAGCTTTGTGGTGATTTACAACTTGGAATGTGGGCATCCAGAAAATTGCTTGATTTAGCCCCGAATGATGCCTCCTCTTACATACTTATATCAAACATGTTTGCCGAAGGGGGCATGTTCGGAGAGGCTGCAAAGGTGAGAACGGCTATGAATGACTTGAAATTAACTAAAGAAACAGGCTCCAGCTGGATTGAGATTGATAATGAGGTTCACTATTTTATAGCAAGTGACAAAGACCACCCTCAGAGCAGAGAAATTTATGCAAATCTGAATCTGCTAAAAGATGAACTACGTTGGAGCTTCGGGAACAGAAATAATCTTGAACTGATATCAAATTCCCTATGA